Genomic window (Psilocybe cubensis strain MGC-MH-2018 chromosome 1, whole genome shotgun sequence):
AATTCCAGTGACCCAGTCATCCAAAGCGTCGATCTTGCAACATAGTTTTAGCATAGCCTTTGGTGTCAAACAAGAATCTTACATAGTGCTTATACATAGAAAGTTCTGGCTGTCTTGCCCCCTTTATTGGCGGTACAGATTTGAGTTTGCTTTCTCTAGTTTCGCTTATGGGTTTTTGTTGATAATGTGTTGGTGTGTTTGCGTTCCAGGGAAGAAAGTTGTCAAGGAATTCGAGTGGGTCCATCCCAACGAGATAGTGACCCCTGGTCTCATTTGAGATTTGAGCATATGCTTCGTTTGCCAGTGGCAGACTCATGGCGTGAATTTGAGTAGTAGGTTTAACAGCGACAGGTGTTTCTTGAACAGGAGGTGGGTTTTGGTTGACAGGGGTGACTGGAACTGTTGTATCAGGACGAGCAGGTAGGTCTACGACCTGAGAGTCTGCCATGGGGGGCAAGTGGGATACATGGTGGCAGTCGAAAGAGTCTCTAATTATACTCCGGCCATTCTGAAAGTCAACATCGTTCGTAACCAATTAAGAAATTCGCACGGTCACGGGACCATCATTGTCGCCCTCATTTGGACAAAAAACTTGGCACCCCTGCCCAAACTGGCTGATCATTGTCTTTTCGGCGACCTATGCATTGTCTTCTCGGTAATTTGACTGTAGCGACACACATGGGACCAGTTATAGATTCACCATCTTTTACTGATGGGTTGAACTGATGGGCCAGCATTGGCATCTTGGCCAGCTCAGTGCGTAAGTACATTGACCATTGTCTTCAAACCCCATGATGGTTGATCACCTTCTTGAATCACATGGAAATACTTCGATAAATATACACATCGAGTTCTGTTTTTTTAGTTCATTATTACTAAAGTACACGTTCAGTTCGCGTTCGGGACGCGTTCGATATTGTCTCCACGTGACCGCGACCGTAAAGGCGCGGTTCCCCGAAATTGTAGTAGATAAGAGGTTTGGCATTCCGTGGTACGAGATGATAGGCAATAGGAGTGCTAAATTGTACAGATGCATCTTGGTGAAAGGATATTTTTGAGGGCTGAACTTTTTCACTCGATCAGAAGGCCCACCACCGTACCCCAAAACTTGAGACAATTGCCGAAAAAAGTTTTTGATTGAAGCAGCCTCTGGTTTTCCGAACTCGCAAAGCAGGTCACGTAGTACATGAAAGAGCGTTTACTGAAGCAAATTTGAGTACAGCATACAGGCGATAAACGAGCATAAACGATGTTGTAACAAGGGTATGCCTCACTAATAGTTTAATATTATTTGATCGGGTTGAAAGGGAAGCACTACGCAGCACAGAGTATGCAATGTTTATCGACAGTAAGGGAACATCGATTAAGAGTTAAACATTAATACCTTCAAGATTTAAATCAGAGATATTCCGAAGGGTTGAGAATTGGAACGTCCAGCCAACCTTCACATCGGCTTCGAATCTCTAGAACCACGTACTCATCATCCCGAAATGGCTATTTGAAGAAATCCCCAAAAATTGTCAACACATGCCCGCATTGCCTTCGTAAAGCACCCTTAGATGTATGAGCGTCAAATGCCATAAATACCATGGTGCAAAACCTCTCCGTTGTTCATGGCTCTCCTTCCAGTATAACCTTTATCCACTCTCCCAAACTACGTCCGTTCCAAACATGTTTCACTCGTTTCTCTCCGCTGGTTGTCTCTGTTCTAGATGATTGTTCTTCAAGAAGTAAATTCCATCCCAGCGAATATCCAGGTGGTAGCAAAAGAACCGCCCCTGGCGTAGTGAACCAAGGGTGACGCATGGCGTCTTCCGCCTGAATACGTGACGCTGATGGATATACGAGGAAGCGAGAAATGAGATCTATAAGAGCAGGGACGGGTTCGGGCTGGTCTGAAATCGACTCTTTATTTTCTCGTGGTAAAGATGGGACAGAAACGGAAGGAGAAATGGGATCAAGTGGACTTGAAGATGCGGAGGTCGATGAAGGAGGGAGAGGCGAGGTCAAGAATTGCCTTGGAGAAAGTGGGTCGCGCACTGATGTTGGTGATAATCCAGAAGTGGCATTTTTCTCCAAGGAATTTGCTGGTATAGAAGCGGAGGTCGAGCGAGATGAAGAAGGACATGTGTTAATATTAGGATTCGGATTGGAACTGTCAACCATTGGAGtgttggaagaagatggcaGGTTCGGTAAAAGGGGAATGAGTGGGACAGCTGGCACGACGTTGAATACGACAGACGTCGAGCCTGGAAGTTCCTCAAAGTCCTACAAGACCAAAATAACAGGCCAAAAGGGGAGGCAGTCAGCATTAACTCATTTCACATGATTTTAAGCGCCCATAGGAACTGAATTCCACTGAAACGAAGTATTTAATCGAGATAGAACAGGAAAACTCACAGGCCAGTTCTCCTTCGTCGGTGTCCCGAAAATCTTGAAAATGCTCCAAGCCAGACCGATTTCTCCTCTTTCGCCATTGAAAAGCGTATCTCGTTTCCACTGTGCGCTAGGATACCCTATTCTTAAATATTTTGGAACGATGAAAGGCGCGAGGGGGTCTGAATCGGGTTCAgtgtcatcgtcgtcgtctccgtcatcttcgtcatcggaGACCAGGCGAAGAGGTGTGAAGAACTCTGCAAATGTGGCACCAATTGACCAGAGGTCTATTGCGCAATGGTCATAGTTCCTCGAACCAAAGAGCAGTTCGGGCGCGCGATATGCTCTGAAGAGGTTACTTACTTATAAGTCTATCAATTTATGGAGTTAAACATACCTCGTTGACACTTCAAAGTACAACTTTCCCTTGTATTCCGGCCACAGATCGTGATTCTTCTCCAAATCCTGTTCTGCCTCGCACCAGGACACACCAAAGTCGATGAGCTTGACGCACCCGTCCGTGGTGAGCATGATATTTTCTGGCTTAATGTCGCGGTGCCCTATCCTCCGTTGTGCAGAGTGAAGAAACGCTAGCGCGGAAAGGGTCTGTATCATGATGCTTCGCGCAATGGTGCAGAACTGTTCATCGTGTACGGCCGCGTCTTCGTCTGTATCAACATCCTGGGTCTGAGGCGGTGGAAATCGATGCGGTGAGAAGTAGGGGGAAGTAAGGATGGAGGATAAGGATATAGGGAAGTAGGGCATGTAAATGCTAAGCATGTTCTGTTCTTCGTCTCGAAAGCTCCCAAGGACGAGGGTGATCTAAGGTAGATTAAGCATAATGAAACGTCGACGATGGCCCACGAACATTTGGATGTATGATGGATGAGAGCAACCGGAGTTCTTTGACAATGTCGTGCGGCTCCCTCGCGAACTTCCTCAACGTCGTCGCGGACTTGACAACAATCCACTGGGGCACGCCGTCCGTGATTGTTGTCCATGTTTTTGAGACCGTTGCAAACGGGCCTTCCTGGATCATGTCAAAATGGGATCCTGGCTAGACGGTAAACCATGTTATCAGATACTATTAACCCAAAAAATGGGGAGCCAGGAATCATCATGATCCGGATTCCGCTGGACGTCGACCGTCGACGCGCAGTAATGTCTGAGAGATGCTCACCGTGCCCAGTATTCGGAGTACATCTACCTGTGCTTTTGGTCTCCCAAGTGGGGCGCTCATGTTGGATAGAGTTTAACCTGCAGGCGGGTTTGCGGCGGTCGAATGCATTTGGGGCCTGAGTCTTAACCTGATCGAAGGCAAGTGATCATTTCGATGGCCCGATGTCCATGACTTATTTATGAACTCCGGTCGTTTTATGTAAGGTCGTGATCTACAGCTCACGacggacgacgacgaccagTACTCTACCCTATCAAACCTATCTTGAATACCAACATAGCTGGTATCGAAATACCCAACTAAACACGAATGGCGGACGAGAATAAAGGAGCATCCAACAGTGAGTCTTTAGTATCTTTCTATCCAGGATCGTTTGCGCTGATTAGATCGTGTTGTTTGTGAACAACGCAGATGAGCGTCTCCTCGCTGCTGCGCGCGATGACAATGAGGATCTTTTGCTTGAGATCTTTGAGCAAGGGGATTTTGATATCAACTGCCAGGATGGGTGCGTACTTTAAAGTTTTAATGAAATCCAGCCTCTTCTTGAGTTTATACTTATACAACCCCGTCTACAGACTAGGAAACACTCGTGCGTTCTACAAGATCCACTGTGCGGTCTTCTGTCCTAACTAACAAAAGTCATGCTCCATATCCTCAGCACTACATAATGCGTGAGCCGCCCTTCATCCCCCTGTCGCATGTTGCATGTACTCATTAAACATGTTCCTGGCTTCCGCCCCTCTTTCCCGTTCATACAACCATCCATATCGCTCAACGAGGACAGCGTGATGCACGGTTCTACCGATGTGCTGGAACACATCCTTTCACATGAAGACTGCGATGTCGATCCCATTAACCGCCTCGACAAAGCGACACCTCTCCATCTCGCAGTGCAAATCCAACACACCGACCTGCGCCTGCACATCTTCGACAGTCTTCTCGAGGCAGGGGCGGATACTTCGTGCGTTAATTCTATCTAGATCTCGGAATACCCTTGATTTGATGCTTGTGGCTTGCAGAATAAAAGACAAGAACGGGGAGACCGTCATTGACCTTCTCCCAGCCGACGATACCAAGCTTCGTGCACTCATCCGCAAACACCAGGCGCAGGCCACGATCTCGCGAGACGACGTTGCTAGCGGTGAGTATCCAAGCGTTCATCCAAACTCCTACCATACTCTTCTTACTTTCAATCTCGATATCATTCCCATGAACCCCTTTGCTTGATTAATTTTCATTGACTGATGATGAACTATCGATTCTGATCGTCATTTATTTTATCTTCTACAGATGGCGAAGATGAAGGCGGGTCGGGATCGGGCTCTGATGAAGATTGAATATTAGATTCTGGATAACTTCATTAATGAGTCGGGTCCGCTGGAAGCAGAGCAACGAGCGTCAGTTTAAACCACACATACATACTCGGTGGTTATCTAGATGGACATTTAATACAATACACACTCGGGTCTATCCTTCCATCCTAAATTAGCTTTCCATACATCGACAAATCGACTGATAGAGGCAAGTGAAGATTGGCACGGTCAGGATTCCCGAGGACAGGGTAAGAATAGATTCGATTCCGGGTACTGGATGTTAAAAAGGTTGTCGTAACGTATCATGATTGTTCATTAGAAAGGGCGAGTATGGTACAGATAAGAAATTGAAAAATGTTGACAAACGAAAACAAGGTGGAAGGGAAGAAAACAAGTGAAATGTTCCAGAGGGTGAATAGCGATGTGCATGTGACGGAATGGATGGAGATGCGAATGCCGGAgcaaaacagaaacagaaacagaaacataATAAAAAGTTGAAAGATTTGAAAACAGACATACAAAAGCCAGCAGGGAAGGAAAGACGAGAAAATGATGAGAGGAGACGCAGGACGAAAAAAATAGGGGTAAAGAGTGATCCGAAAATTGCCAGAAATAATTACGGATAGATAACTTCGTTGTGCAGAGGAACCAAGATATCTAAATCGACGGTGTTGGTATTGGTGTCTCCGATGAGAAAACGGTGAAGACTAGCCAATCACACATTGATCACTAAAGATCAATGACGACAAGCCGCAGCGgggaaaagaaagtgaaTCATGGAGGATGGATAAAATGAGGGGAATCAGCACGTAGGTATACGTGGCAGAGTCGTTAATTTTTCCGATGCAGTTTATTCTGGAGGAAATTTGTTGTGCTGTGGTTGATCGTGGAATATGTCGGGATGATATGAGCTATTTTGAGTGTGAAAACAGGGGTCGGTCTGGAGAGGTGAAGCCTGAGGGTAGCAGAACGATGGCGATAGAATATGTTGCAATATCTGTGCAATAGATGCAGAGAGGGAGAATAGATAGCATCAGGTTCGCCTTTTCTGTTGCTGCCCACGCTTGGCCTGTTGTTGTGGTAGCTGTTGTCTttgcatcatcttcatcctctccatCTTTTGTTTCGATGGCGGTAGGCAGATGGAGGTACCCGGCATTAGCGGATCGCACACAACCTTGGAGTTGACCTCCTTGAATTTTTCCAACGTCCACCCGCTCTCTTTTGCAAGCTCCCAACAGCTATCGCCCGGTTGCACCCATCGGGACAACGTGCCCTCAGGGCATTTTTTCGAGGCTGGCGGTGGGGATGATAGGGAAGGCgatatgagaagtcgccaCATGAGTAGCAGAAGAACAGCGATGatgagaaagaaaggaaagagtGTCCGGTATGCGCCCATTCGGGTGTTGGCACCTTTGCTACTTTGTGCGGTACGAGGTACGATAGTGCGGTTCTATTAAGTCGCAACAGGCACGAGATATGAGGTATAAGATGGGATATAAAGCGATAATTAGTACTCCCATCCGTGTATAAAGAGGGATATAATTAGACAGTAAAGGAGAATATGGAATGCGTACGTGGTCATCGGACAGGAGCTGGTAGCCCCGGCTTCTCGTCCTGGGCGAAGCTTCCACATCATCTCCACGTCGGCCGCTGCTTTCATCTTCACCATCGTCTGTGTCAAAGATATCATCTATCCCTTCTAAGCTCGAAGAACCAGCTACTGTCACTGTTGATGGCACCGAATCAACTATAAAGACGCTAAATGAGTTCTCGAACTTGATTTAAACTGCAGAGTCCAATATCTCGCTGCATTGAGGAGGTAAGCTGCCACATACCTTTCGTCAACTCGCCATACTCAGCGCCCACAGGTCCCTGCCATATGCTCCCTCCACTACGAAAGAGGTACCTTCCCGAATCAGCATCGTATCCAATACGCTTCACACCCTCCGGGAGCCTGTATTCATCCTATAGCATTAGATTCAATCAGGAAGGTAAGTTAGTTGACATTCATGGTCCACCAAGTATGGCACAGAACGCACCTCGTCATACTGTGTCCAACGTCCCATCGTGGTGTCGCTGTTGTTGTCGTTATTGTTATCGTAAAGAGACTGGCACGATTCTTTCGCCCCGATATGATTCCTCCAGTCAGACCTTCAGATTTGTAGAAGTACACAATgtcaagaaaagaaggagcACAGTGGCACCTCCTGTCTGAGgtggagaggaggaaaacCAGGGAAAACTGCGGTGGGGCCGCTGGACTCCAGCTGGGCCGTGGCCGTGTTGTATAGATGAAATGGAATTTGATCGGGACTTGTCCTAAAAATGGTCTTGGACGTGATGCGGGCTTCGGCATTCCTTGTGCCTTGGGAATGTTGTTAACTGGTTTAGATCGCAGCCAAAACGAAAGTTTATTCTGGAATCCTTTTCTTGTAACCCTGTAAAACTGTTAAGCCAACAAAGTAAAGACGAATGACGCTCAGGTTCTGTTTCGACTTGAGCTATGTATGTATACTGACAATGCCAAGAGTTCGATGTGATAAATCATTGAGGTTAAAGACGTAATTCGTCGTTACTGAAACCAGGAATCAGAGTCGTATGTAAAGCAGCCACTCAGAATCTGGTAGGGTATATGATGGATATATTAAATTATAAGGCACCATACAGTCATGAAAGAATAGCAATGGTAAATGAAGAATCCATCCAAGTCGTTTGGGAACCCCATTGGATGGGACTTGCCGAGAAATGTAGGTCACAAAAGAAACCCCGATTACAAATTAAATCGGAGCTTTAATAACTTGACAAAAAATACTTAAGACTCAAGAGTAAGTCATGCAATCGCGTGGTTTGCACGCAGTGAACGTGAATTTGGTATACTTCAGACCAGTTTACACTACCCTTGAGCGAAATATTTTGATCTATTAATCTTCAGGATCCTCAATCACCGGAGTTCAATAACTGCCTATCTGTAACCTCGCCTCTCTCTGCTTAAAGCGTTGGGCTGGCGAGAAGTACAGTTACCAAGAACCTCCCAAAATCCACGCATCTAGAATATGTATCCAATTTTTTCTGGAGGATTAAATTGTACTTAAAAGCATTATTTTTCCACAAATACATAGACCGGCGAGATTACTCATgacatcatgatcatgtTTCTGAATTAGATTTTGTAGATTTCACAATCGTTGCTTCACCAGCGTAAGTCTAACTTGGTGACTAATTTTGATTTAAATCTTCAAGGTACAAGATACCTCGAAAGTTATAGTAGAAACATCCAAGGTAAACGCCACACACCCTCCGCCTGCCGGATGAAGCAAGGTGAAAATCCACGTGTCTCTTCGATCCTCGTGTAGTGGTGGACTGACGATGACTGGTAGTACCTACAGTCCACTCCACAGCCGGAATCCAGAAATACCATCAGGTTCTCAGAAGGACGATAAGGTAGGACAACACATGGGAAACGCTTCTTCATCATGGAATGGGCCACCTTGCGAGATGCGTGAAGAGCGCATTCCTATGCAGTAACCTGCCAGCAGCAATATAAGGGGCGGTTTTCCTGAAAGGTTGGTTCAGACTTTCGTTCTGCAGAATGGTTCCCTCTAGCCTCTTGGCCACGCTTATTCTCGCAGCAATCGTCTCTGCAAACCCTATTTTGATAAACACGTCCCCTGTGACTCTGCCGCTGTCTCGTCGTACGAACTTTACGAGTGTGCATAACCTTCTCAAACGCGATCAAACAAGAGCGAAGTTCTTCAAGGCAAAAGGCATTGCAAAGGCTACCGGAAACAACTTTCATGAAGACTTCATCAACGAACCGATTACTAACCAGGCTGTAACTTACGTTGCAAATGTGGGGATCGGCAGCCCACCCACGACTTGTAGGATTTAATTTCTCGAAATAGACATTTGCTAACGTTTCGTCGCGATATGAATAGATTCTCTCTTGATAGATACCGGGAGGTAAGAGTTGCATTGTCTGTATATCTTTGTCTCCTGTTTGAAAGGCTTGTCATTATAGTTCAAACACATGGGTTGGAGCTAACAAGGCCTACGTCAAGACCGGCACTAGCGTCAAGACTTCGAATACAGTGGTATGTTTTCCGGTTTCTTAGTCACACTAAGAGATGTCGACATACCAATTCCATAAAGTCTGTAAAATATGGCTCAGGGTCCTTCTCTGGGGTTGAATTCACTGACACGGTAACCCTGGCTTCTGGCCTCGTAATCAAGAAGCAATCTATTGGGGTTGCTTCAGAGGTGCCTATTTAGCTTATGAATTCTCTGAGGCACTCTTTATTAACTTCCTTTACAAGTTCGAAGGATTTGACGGAGTGGATGGTATACTGGGGTATGTACAGGTATTGAATACCGTTTCTATTGCTCTTGTTGACAAGTGTTCGCGATAGTATTGGGCCCGTGGATCTCACAATAGGAACACTCTCCGAGGCGTTCGACACTGCAGTACCCACCGTCACTGATAACCTTTTTACCGAGGGGATAACTGCTTCAAATGAAATTGCAATTTCCTTTAAGCCTACCGTTGTGGAGGACGACGTAAATGGCGAAATTACATGGGGTGCGTTGAAATAAACATATTTGAATCTCTGTAACCCTCACTGACCGAGTGTAAAATTAAAACATAGGAGGAATTGATTCTTCCAAGTTTACAGGACCAATGACATATATGTAAGTGACCACTGAGTACATAACGAGGAATTTCAGCGGAGCTCATGATCAATTTACTCAGCCCCATGACATCTACTTCACCTGCAGATCAATACTGGGGTATTGATCAATCTGTACGATATGGGTCGTCAAATACCATCCTGTCCACCACTGCTGGAATTGTCGACACTGGTGCGTATCGATCTCTCAAGGGATCAATATTTAAAATATGACCCGACACTAGGAACAACTCTGATTCTCCTCGCCACTGATGCTTTCAAGAAATATCAGACCGCAACTAAGGCCACTCTCGATAGCACCACTGGATTATTAAAGCTATCCTCTGCGAATTTCAACGCTCTGCAAAGTCTCTTCTTCATTGCTGGGGGAGTAAGTGCATACAAAATAGCTTAGCAAGTCTAAAGGCTAATGGTTAACTACCAGACCACTTTCGAGCTGACTGCAAATGCTCAAATCTGGCCTCGAGCACTCAACGCCGATATAGGAGGTGTCGCTGGAAATATATACGTCGTCGTTGCAGACATGGGAACGCCAAGCGGGCAGGGTCTTGATTTCATTAATGGGTTCACCTTCTTGGAGCGATTCTACTCCGTCTACGATACCGGGAGAGGGCGCGTCGGTCTGGCTGCAACCCCTTTTACAAAGTCCAACATCAATTAGGTCATATCGGAGGCAATGCGATTGAGTCTATCTTAGTTTACTGGTTGATTGTCGTTAGTTGAATGAACTTTCCGTACGGACCCTTCAATGATACACCTTGTCCAATAGTCGAAGGCCTTCTGAGATGATGAGGCTTTAGAGGCATCAGTTGAATTGGCTCACGAGTGACGAAGTTGAACCTTTATCGGATTTTGCCGCAGGTTGTTCGCGATCACTAAAACGACGCTGGCCGAGGCTGGGTTGACTGCCGCATTGTACAGAAACTGACCACGTTTTCGATGCTGAGGGTATGTAATGCAAATAAGTTATGCATTACTTGACGATAGTATGTACAGTATATCGTCTTAGAAATTAAACATTCTTTTTTCTCATcaactcttcctcctcgcGCTGCAACTCCGCATCGATCTTCGCTCCCCGGGACGGCTCATTGCCATGTGAGCGGGCGGGCGCAAGAGGGTCTGTCACAGTCTTATCATCTGCGTGCTTTTCTGCGTGTCTTTCGTTCTTCTCTGCTGCAGACAGTCTGTTGGCGATACTGCGTTCATCTCTGGGAATTTCGGATTAAACAATGTCGATGGACGACTTGAAGGCTCAAAGGAAAATTACACACTTGGAATCTGTGTCGATGTGGGCATTATCGGGTGCCGCTTGGAATCTGCCCGAAGGTCTCTCAAACATCTTGTCACTGTAAAAGATTGGATATGTGAGATCTAGACGGGTTCATTAATCAACTGGGATATAGCCGGTGCTAACCTGTCATCACTACTAGGTGCTTGGAATCGGGACATTGTGTCTAGAGTACAGATGCTAAATAGTTTGCTtattgagaaggagaaggatttGAGGTCGTCATTTTGAAAGCATTGATGGTTTTTATACGGTCATTTCAAGGTTCCACTACATGACGTCAGTCTCTATGCACGTTATGCCTTCAAAGTTTCGGAGTATTGGGTAGGCTGGACTAAGAGCATAAGTTAAGCCAGACATTATCATGATCTCTAAATAATGTAAGTCTCAGATATCATTCCAGACGGTTGTATAACATGGAATTTCGCGTAGTTTTACAGAAGATACATCAGTTCATCGATGCGGCTATGCAGATGTAAttcactttctttctttctgttcgTTGTTTCTTAGACAATGAG
Coding sequences:
- a CDS encoding Cyclin-dependent kinase 2; the protein is MSAPLGRPKAQVDVLRILGTPGSHFDMIQEGPFATVSKTWTTITDGVPQWIVVKSATTLRKFAREPHDIVKELRLLSSIIHPNITLVLGSFRDEEQNMLSIYMPYFPISLSSILTSPYFSPHRFPPPQTQDVDTDEDAAVHDEQFCTIARSIMIQTLSALAFLHSAQRRIGHRDIKPENIMLTTDGCVKLIDFGVSWCEAEQDLEKNHDLWPEYKGKLYFEVSTRAYRAPELLFGSRNYDHCAIDLWSIGATFAEFFTPLRLVSDDEDDGDDDDDTEPDSDPLAPFIVPKYLRIGYPSAQWKRDTLFNGERGEIGLAWSIFKIFGTPTKENWPDFEELPGSTSVVFNVVPAVPLIPLLPNLPSSSNTPMVDSSNPNPNINTCPSSSRSTSASIPANSLEKNATSGLSPTSVRDPLSPRQFLTSPLPPSSTSASSSPLDPISPSVSVPSLPRENKESISDQPEPVPALIDLISRFLVYPSASRIQAEDAMRHPWFTTPGAVLLLPPGYSLGWNLLLEEQSSRTETTSGEKRVKHVWNGRSLGEWIKVILEGEP
- a CDS encoding Ankyrin repeat-containing protein (Ankyrin repeat-containing protein C105.02c), producing the protein MADENKGASNNERLLAAARDDNEDLLLEIFEQGDFDINCQDGVMHGSTDVLEHILSHEDCDVDPINRLDKATPLHLAVQIQHTDLRLHIFDSLLEAGADTSIKDKNGETVIDLLPADDTKLRALIRKHQAQATISRDDVASDGEDEGGSGSGSDED
- a CDS encoding Polyporopepsin; amino-acid sequence: MVPSSLLATLILAAIVSANPILINTSPVTLPLSRRTNFTSVHNLLKRDQTRAKFFKAKGIAKATGNNFHEDFINEPITNQAVTYVANVGIGSPPTTYSLLIDTGSSNTWVGANKAYVKTGTSVKTSNTVSVKYGSGSFSGVEFTDTVTLASGLVIKKQSIGVASEFEGFDGVDGILGIGPVDLTIGTLSEAFDTAVPTVTDNLFTEGITASNEIAISFKPTVVEDDVNGEITWGGIDSSKFTGPMTYIPMTSTSPADQYWGIDQSVRYGSSNTILSTTAGIVDTGTTLILLATDAFKKYQTATKATLDSTTGLLKLSSANFNALQSLFFIAGGTTFELTANAQIWPRALNADIGGVAGNIYVVVADMGTPSGQGLDFINGFTFLERFYSVYDTGRGRVGLAATPFTKSNIN